Proteins encoded by one window of Pirellulales bacterium:
- a CDS encoding HK97 family phage prohead protease, translating to MILHNSGTLSAAAVEPNAVTRIAGYAAVFNSYSSDLGGFKEIIRPGAFKQSLAGGVDVRALWNHNNDLVLGRLSAGTLRLREDSKGLFFDLSPPDTQAGRDAIESIRRGDVTGCSFGFRVPRKGDSWRLMDGERIREIHDADIFELSICAFPAYQRTEVGIRMASPQMETAACRLRLLESDD from the coding sequence ATGATTTTGCACAATTCTGGAACACTTTCGGCGGCCGCGGTTGAACCAAACGCAGTTACGCGCATTGCAGGTTACGCGGCCGTCTTTAACAGCTACAGCAGCGACTTGGGCGGCTTTAAAGAGATAATCCGTCCCGGGGCTTTCAAACAGAGCCTAGCCGGCGGCGTCGACGTTCGCGCGCTTTGGAACCACAACAACGACTTGGTGCTTGGTCGGCTGTCGGCAGGAACGTTGCGTCTGCGCGAAGATTCAAAGGGACTGTTTTTTGACCTTTCGCCTCCGGACACGCAGGCGGGCCGCGATGCCATCGAAAGCATCCGTCGCGGGGATGTAACTGGCTGCTCGTTTGGCTTCAGAGTCCCGCGAAAAGGCGATTCCTGGCGATTGATGGACGGCGAGCGCATTCGAGAGATTCACGACGCGGACATTTTTGAATTGTCGATCTGCGCTTTTCCAGCCTATCAGCGTACCGAAGTGGGGATACGAATGGCCTCGCCACAAATGGAAACTGCGGCCTGTCGGCTGCGACTTTTAGAAAGTGATGACTGA